The following proteins are co-located in the Hippoglossus stenolepis isolate QCI-W04-F060 chromosome 23, HSTE1.2, whole genome shotgun sequence genome:
- the ctc1 gene encoding CST complex subunit CTC1 isoform X1, whose amino-acid sequence MNSEQLFVEHMDARGDSEASWLKHVLSFVTQQVCPLLTEPAPAAADDLLTGVVLSDVCVSLSVCVVKTLQEITSVTHTLPVSYRYDYRLVSVSELVSQQHLACVSHLSWSTNQQRAWAREAELSLPGKKALPRVNLLLIGCLREGRGGEWRLMNSSGSVRCEFLSLSPHWLNRLVFLPHWNYIPHNALGQDEAGGYVEVIGSPVLLSPGPEQGLVSADGGGAGLIKAVGVREAAALLHIRVRGQRASVCGQVGSVCPLLVVAGTTFFCFTLTEERHSVSVLVKDSSRLWWSQCVCVGQSVCVTALRVCVLRGWRGNNILCVTDQSEIHTNYTPAHTPVNDTHAESQSDTPPSMMLHADDDVSEEAESEGESGGSLKRARVISYQGIVTEVVSEGAGLYVIDRKVGLCLAYQPTRRRSLRAGDFVELHNVHFLYKPCPDFFPSMLCTCLRSSIRVTSFSRVGGGPPDTTCPGDGALPRLLLEKNRGVSEYLWTCHLSSRLSHSLVPSVLKQQQQQCVCVLSWKLMELMWGRERGRIRRRDIYSEMLDESHTCPLTQYSVDPAVPQYVSVSELVLSLQSDCWSSVSLRSLLPLDGSSLTSSEINAALAWSCWTQRSDPRDDLHLGDALRQRPLLLVGILELPSQMSESKHTLQLRDGTAAVTCIVTETSEEEEGGQRAAFNTAWIGCLVCVHQFTMVTERFLQSDFPSYQHLDQEQFIAQKHCRVYLQFSLDHLHILSPSVAMVTLLRQKGMASAGDVTDRKQPAEEGKGRSEKPDVPHSASSVAMATGPVGSTPRPCVSIVFRVEQKGGLAWRNMGDEGEGCVLDFTVRVAVIGPVVSWGRDPKNVQMTDRETKREEEKVILVFSGVSARWFPLLQPGCYYRLVAANAQDPSVLIGCDVSGRCEMELHTDSTLQILSDWRVHTLTRPLQLHTCRQALSPTVLSVSDVLDCSSELVCFQGLVCDRISLNNRTSECGHTHTNTGVRLTMCDRGGRSLKVYLDLSHTPYPPGLLPGNTLRLSAFQRRLSRTGSVYCSMLPVSSVSVVSLGDSRSAPLPPAPIMHLGPWALSGEQRCTVGRVKGHVVCFLFVQLQWSCSLCGSLYSQSCSSSQCRSTTSVFQSKAKLVIDDGTGEAHVWFSGALVRPLLGLADSQWEGLQRALRVKGHIRVYPHGRSMVCDDDDPLLHFLSAVCSSDVVCRPLSLTCRKHNNQRPEEMRRFSRGDRDFMTRMTPPLQLTCLTVTPDVT is encoded by the exons ATGAACTCAGAACAGCTGTTTGTGGAGCACATGGACGCGCGTGGGGACTCG GAGGCGTCCTGGTTAAAACACGTCCTCAGCTTTGTCACACAGCAGGTGTGTCCGCTGCTCACTGAGCccgcccctgctgctgctgacgacTTATTGACAG GAGTTGtgttgtctgatgtgtgtgtgtctctaagtgtgtgtgtggtgaagacGCTGCAGGAGATCACAAGTGTCACACACACGTTACCTGTCAGTTACAGGTACGACTACAG GCTGGTGTCCGTCTCGGAGCTGGTGTCCCAGCAGCACCTGGCCTGTGTCAGTCACCTGTCCTGGAGCACCAATCAGCAGCGAGCATGGGCGAGGGAGGCGGAGCTCTCTCTACCAGGCAAAAAGGCTCTGCCACGGGTCAActtgttgctgattggctgtctgAGAGAGGGGCGGGGCGGAGAGTGGCGGCTGATGAACAGCAGCGGGAGCGTCAGGTGTGAG ttcctgtctctctctcctcactggCTGAATCGACttgtcttcctccctcactgGAACTACATCCCCCACAATGCCTTGGGGCAGGATGAGGCTGGCGGTTACGTCGAGGTGATTGGTTCTCCTGTGCTTCTGTCTCCTGGTCCTGAGCAGGGATTGGTTTCTGCTGACGGAGGAGGGGCGGGGCTTATTAAAGCAGTGGGCGTCAGAGAGGCTGCAGCCTTACTGCACATCAG GGTTCGAGGTCAGAGAGCGTCTGTCTGTGGACAAGTGGGTTCagtctgccctctgctggtcgtGGCAGGAACAACCTTCTTCTGCTTCACACTGACTGAGGAGAGACACTCGGTGTCCGTCCTCGTAAAG gacagcagcaggttgtggtggtctcagtgtgtgtgtgtcggtcagagtgtgtgtgtgacagcgttgcgtgtgtgtgtcctacgAGGCTGGAGAGGAAACAACATCCTGTGTGTGACCGACCAgtctgaaatacacacaaactacacaccagcacacacacctgtgaacGACACACACGCTGAATCCCAGTCAGACACGCCCCCTTCCATGATGTTGCacgctgatgatgatgtttctgaGGAGGCGGAGTCTGAGGGAGAATCAGGTGGGAGTTTGAAACGGGCCAGAGTCATCAGTTACCAG GGCATAGTGACAGAGGTGGTGAGTGAGGGGGCGGGACTGTACGTGATTGACAGGAAGGTGGGTCTCTGCCTGGCCTATCAGCCGACTcggaggaggagcctgagagCAGGAGACTTTGTAGAG CTCCACAACGTCCATTTCCTGTACAAGCCCTGTCCAGACTtctttcccagcatgctttgcaCATGTCTGCGCTCCAGCATCAGGGTCACCAGCTTCagcagggtggggggtggtCCACCTGACACCACCTGTCCAGGTGATGGAGCGTTACCACGGTTACTGCTGGAGAAAAACAGGGGTGTGTCCGAGTACCTGTGGACATGTCACCTGAGCTCACGGCTCTCACACAG tcTGGTTCCCAGTGTGttgaaacaacagcagcagcagtgtgtgtgtgtgttgtcctggAAACTGATGGAGTTAATGtggggaagagaaagaggacgAATAAGACGGAGAGACATCTACTCAGAGATGTTGGACGAGTCTCACACGTGTCCTCTGACTCAG TACAGCGTTGACCCTGCAGTCCCTCAGTACGTCAGTGTCTCAGAGCTCGTCCTGTCTCTTCAGTCAGACTGCTGGTCTTCAGTGTCTCTCAGATCTCTGTTGCCTCTTGATGGATCCAGTCTGACCAGTTCTGAGATTAATGCTGCTCTGGCCTGGTCCTGCTGGACTCAGAGGTCTGACCCCCGGGACGACCTTCACCTCGGAGACGCACTCAG acagcgccccctgctgctggtGGGGATTTTGGAGCTTCCATCTCAAATGTCTGAAAGTAAACACACTCTGCAGCTCCGAGACggcacagcagcagtgacctgtaTCGTCACAGAAaccagtgaggaagaggagggaggtcaGAGGGCGGCTTTCAACACTGCCTGGATAG gttgTCTGGTGTGTGTCCATCAGTTCACCATGGTGACGGAGAGATTCCTCCAATCAGATTTCCCCTCCTATCAACACCTGgaccaggagcagttcatcgcacagaaacactgcag agTTTATCTTCAGTTCTCTCTGGACCACCTCCACATCCTCAGTCCATCTGTCGCCATGGTAACTCTCCTGAGACAGAAGGGCATGGCGTCAGCAGGTGATGTCACTGACAGGAAACAGCCGGCAGAAGAAGGGAAGGGGAGGAGTGAGAAGCCGGACGTCCCccactctgcctcctctgttgccatggcaacaggccCTGTGGGCAGCACCCCCCGGCCCTGTGTTTCCATAGTGTTCAGGGTGGAGCAGAAGGGGGGCTTGGCCTGGAGGAATATGGGTGATGAGGGGGAGGGATGTGTACTGGACTTCACAGTCCGAGTTGCAGTGATTGGTCCAGTGGTCAGCTGGGGGCGTGACCCAAAGAACGTCCAAatgacagatagagagacaaagagagaggaagagaag gtGATCCTAGTGTTCTCAGGTGTGTCTGCAAGATGGTTCCCTCTCCTTCAGCCTGGATGCTACTACAGACttgtagctgctaacgctcag GATCCCAGTGTTCTGATTGGTTGTGATGTTTCTGGGCGGTGTGAAATGGAGCTGCACACTGACTCCACCCTACAGATACTATCTGATTGGAGGGTCCACACCCTGACACGcccactgcagctgcacacttgcagacag gCTCTCTCGCCCACagtcctgtctgtctctgacgtCCTGGACTGCAG ctcagaGCTGGTTTGTTTTCAGGGTCTGGTCTGTGACAGAATCAGTTTGAACAACAGGACGTCtgaatgtggacacacacatacaaacacag GTGTCCGTCTCACCATGTGTGACCGAGGTGGGAGGAGTCTCAAGGTGTACCTGGACTTAAGCCACACACCCTACCCACCTGGcctgttgccaggcaacacaCTGAGGCTGTCTGCTTTCCAGAGGAGGCTgtccag gacaggaagtgtgtACTGCAGTATGTTACCTGTCAGCTCCGTCAGTGTCGTCTCTCTGGGAGATTCCAG AtctgctccacttcctcctgctcccatcatgcatctgGGTCCATGGGCTCTGAGCGGGGAGCAGAGATGCACTGTGGgtcgggtcaaaggtcacgtggtgtgttttctgtttgtgcagctgcaATGGAGCTGCTCGCTGTGTGGGAGTCTTTACTCtcag tcttGTTCCAGTTCTCAGTGTCGTTCGACCACCTCGGTCTTTCAATCCAAAGCAAA ATTGGTGATTGACGACGGGACAGGTGAGGCTCACGTCTGGTTCTCAGGTGCTCTGGTTCGTCctctgctgggattggctgatTCTcagtgggaggggcttcagAGGGCtctcagggtcaaaggtcacatcagAGTGTACCCGCATGGGCGGAGCATG gtgtgtgaCGATGACGaccctctcctccacttcctgtcggccgtgtgcagcagtgatgtcGTGTGTCGGCCGCTCTCCCtcacctgcaggaaacacaacaaccaGAGACCAgagg agATGAGGAGATTCAGTCGAGGAGACAGAGACTTCATGACCAGGATGACTCCGCCTCTCCAGCTCACCTGTCTGACTGTCACACCTGacgtcacatga
- the ctc1 gene encoding CST complex subunit CTC1 isoform X3 has protein sequence MNSEQLFVEHMDARGDSEASWLKHVLSFVTQQVCPLLTEPAPAAADDLLTGVVLSDVCVSLSVCVVKTLQEITSVTHTLPVSYRYDYRLVSVSELVSQQHLACVSHLSWSTNQQRAWAREAELSLPGKKALPRVNLLLIGCLREGRGGEWRLMNSSGSVRCEFLSLSPHWLNRLVFLPHWNYIPHNALGQDEAGGYVEVIGSPVLLSPGPEQGLVSADGGGAGLIKAVGVREAAALLHIRVRGQRASVCGQVGSVCPLLVVAGTTFFCFTLTEERHSVSVLVKDSSRLWWSQCVCVGQSVCVTALRVCVLRGWRGNNILCVTDQSEIHTNYTPAHTPVNDTHAESQSDTPPSMMLHADDDVSEEAESEGESGGSLKRARVISYQGIVTEVVSEGAGLYVIDRKVGLCLAYQPTRRRSLRAGDFVELHNVHFLYKPCPDFFPSMLCTCLRSSIRVTSFSRVGGGPPDTTCPGDGALPRLLLEKNRGVSEYLWTCHLSSRLSHSLVPSVLKQQQQQCVCVLSWKLMELMWGRERGRIRRRDIYSEMLDESHTCPLTQYSVDPAVPQYVSVSELVLSLQSDCWSSVSLRSLLPLDGSSLTSSEINAALAWSCWTQRSDPRDDLHLGDALRQRPLLLVGILELPSQMSESKHTLQLRDGTAAVTCIVTETSEEEEGGQRAAFNTAWIGCLVCVHQFTMVTERFLQSDFPSYQHLDQEQFIAQKHCRVYLQFSLDHLHILSPSVAMVTLLRQKGMASAGDVTDRKQPAEEGKGRSEKPDVPHSASSVAMATGPVGSTPRPCVSIVFRVEQKGGLAWRNMGDEGEGCVLDFTVRVAVIGPVVSWGRDPKNVQMTDRETKREEEKDPSVLIGCDVSGRCEMELHTDSTLQILSDWRVHTLTRPLQLHTCRQALSPTVLSVSDVLDCSSELVCFQGLVCDRISLNNRTSECGHTHTNTGVRLTMCDRGGRSLKVYLDLSHTPYPPGLLPGNTLRLSAFQRRLSRTGSVYCSMLPVSSVSVVSLGDSRSAPLPPAPIMHLGPWALSGEQRCTVGRVKGHVVCFLFVQLQWSCSLCGSLYSQSCSSSQCRSTTSVFQSKAKLVIDDGTGEAHVWFSGALVRPLLGLADSQWEGLQRALRVKGHIRVYPHGRSMVCDDDDPLLHFLSAVCSSDVVCRPLSLTCRKHNNQRPEEMRRFSRGDRDFMTRMTPPLQLTCLTVTPDVT, from the exons ATGAACTCAGAACAGCTGTTTGTGGAGCACATGGACGCGCGTGGGGACTCG GAGGCGTCCTGGTTAAAACACGTCCTCAGCTTTGTCACACAGCAGGTGTGTCCGCTGCTCACTGAGCccgcccctgctgctgctgacgacTTATTGACAG GAGTTGtgttgtctgatgtgtgtgtgtctctaagtgtgtgtgtggtgaagacGCTGCAGGAGATCACAAGTGTCACACACACGTTACCTGTCAGTTACAGGTACGACTACAG GCTGGTGTCCGTCTCGGAGCTGGTGTCCCAGCAGCACCTGGCCTGTGTCAGTCACCTGTCCTGGAGCACCAATCAGCAGCGAGCATGGGCGAGGGAGGCGGAGCTCTCTCTACCAGGCAAAAAGGCTCTGCCACGGGTCAActtgttgctgattggctgtctgAGAGAGGGGCGGGGCGGAGAGTGGCGGCTGATGAACAGCAGCGGGAGCGTCAGGTGTGAG ttcctgtctctctctcctcactggCTGAATCGACttgtcttcctccctcactgGAACTACATCCCCCACAATGCCTTGGGGCAGGATGAGGCTGGCGGTTACGTCGAGGTGATTGGTTCTCCTGTGCTTCTGTCTCCTGGTCCTGAGCAGGGATTGGTTTCTGCTGACGGAGGAGGGGCGGGGCTTATTAAAGCAGTGGGCGTCAGAGAGGCTGCAGCCTTACTGCACATCAG GGTTCGAGGTCAGAGAGCGTCTGTCTGTGGACAAGTGGGTTCagtctgccctctgctggtcgtGGCAGGAACAACCTTCTTCTGCTTCACACTGACTGAGGAGAGACACTCGGTGTCCGTCCTCGTAAAG gacagcagcaggttgtggtggtctcagtgtgtgtgtgtcggtcagagtgtgtgtgtgacagcgttgcgtgtgtgtgtcctacgAGGCTGGAGAGGAAACAACATCCTGTGTGTGACCGACCAgtctgaaatacacacaaactacacaccagcacacacacctgtgaacGACACACACGCTGAATCCCAGTCAGACACGCCCCCTTCCATGATGTTGCacgctgatgatgatgtttctgaGGAGGCGGAGTCTGAGGGAGAATCAGGTGGGAGTTTGAAACGGGCCAGAGTCATCAGTTACCAG GGCATAGTGACAGAGGTGGTGAGTGAGGGGGCGGGACTGTACGTGATTGACAGGAAGGTGGGTCTCTGCCTGGCCTATCAGCCGACTcggaggaggagcctgagagCAGGAGACTTTGTAGAG CTCCACAACGTCCATTTCCTGTACAAGCCCTGTCCAGACTtctttcccagcatgctttgcaCATGTCTGCGCTCCAGCATCAGGGTCACCAGCTTCagcagggtggggggtggtCCACCTGACACCACCTGTCCAGGTGATGGAGCGTTACCACGGTTACTGCTGGAGAAAAACAGGGGTGTGTCCGAGTACCTGTGGACATGTCACCTGAGCTCACGGCTCTCACACAG tcTGGTTCCCAGTGTGttgaaacaacagcagcagcagtgtgtgtgtgtgttgtcctggAAACTGATGGAGTTAATGtggggaagagaaagaggacgAATAAGACGGAGAGACATCTACTCAGAGATGTTGGACGAGTCTCACACGTGTCCTCTGACTCAG TACAGCGTTGACCCTGCAGTCCCTCAGTACGTCAGTGTCTCAGAGCTCGTCCTGTCTCTTCAGTCAGACTGCTGGTCTTCAGTGTCTCTCAGATCTCTGTTGCCTCTTGATGGATCCAGTCTGACCAGTTCTGAGATTAATGCTGCTCTGGCCTGGTCCTGCTGGACTCAGAGGTCTGACCCCCGGGACGACCTTCACCTCGGAGACGCACTCAG acagcgccccctgctgctggtGGGGATTTTGGAGCTTCCATCTCAAATGTCTGAAAGTAAACACACTCTGCAGCTCCGAGACggcacagcagcagtgacctgtaTCGTCACAGAAaccagtgaggaagaggagggaggtcaGAGGGCGGCTTTCAACACTGCCTGGATAG gttgTCTGGTGTGTGTCCATCAGTTCACCATGGTGACGGAGAGATTCCTCCAATCAGATTTCCCCTCCTATCAACACCTGgaccaggagcagttcatcgcacagaaacactgcag agTTTATCTTCAGTTCTCTCTGGACCACCTCCACATCCTCAGTCCATCTGTCGCCATGGTAACTCTCCTGAGACAGAAGGGCATGGCGTCAGCAGGTGATGTCACTGACAGGAAACAGCCGGCAGAAGAAGGGAAGGGGAGGAGTGAGAAGCCGGACGTCCCccactctgcctcctctgttgccatggcaacaggccCTGTGGGCAGCACCCCCCGGCCCTGTGTTTCCATAGTGTTCAGGGTGGAGCAGAAGGGGGGCTTGGCCTGGAGGAATATGGGTGATGAGGGGGAGGGATGTGTACTGGACTTCACAGTCCGAGTTGCAGTGATTGGTCCAGTGGTCAGCTGGGGGCGTGACCCAAAGAACGTCCAAatgacagatagagagacaaagagagaggaagagaag GATCCCAGTGTTCTGATTGGTTGTGATGTTTCTGGGCGGTGTGAAATGGAGCTGCACACTGACTCCACCCTACAGATACTATCTGATTGGAGGGTCCACACCCTGACACGcccactgcagctgcacacttgcagacag gCTCTCTCGCCCACagtcctgtctgtctctgacgtCCTGGACTGCAG ctcagaGCTGGTTTGTTTTCAGGGTCTGGTCTGTGACAGAATCAGTTTGAACAACAGGACGTCtgaatgtggacacacacatacaaacacag GTGTCCGTCTCACCATGTGTGACCGAGGTGGGAGGAGTCTCAAGGTGTACCTGGACTTAAGCCACACACCCTACCCACCTGGcctgttgccaggcaacacaCTGAGGCTGTCTGCTTTCCAGAGGAGGCTgtccag gacaggaagtgtgtACTGCAGTATGTTACCTGTCAGCTCCGTCAGTGTCGTCTCTCTGGGAGATTCCAG AtctgctccacttcctcctgctcccatcatgcatctgGGTCCATGGGCTCTGAGCGGGGAGCAGAGATGCACTGTGGgtcgggtcaaaggtcacgtggtgtgttttctgtttgtgcagctgcaATGGAGCTGCTCGCTGTGTGGGAGTCTTTACTCtcag tcttGTTCCAGTTCTCAGTGTCGTTCGACCACCTCGGTCTTTCAATCCAAAGCAAA ATTGGTGATTGACGACGGGACAGGTGAGGCTCACGTCTGGTTCTCAGGTGCTCTGGTTCGTCctctgctgggattggctgatTCTcagtgggaggggcttcagAGGGCtctcagggtcaaaggtcacatcagAGTGTACCCGCATGGGCGGAGCATG gtgtgtgaCGATGACGaccctctcctccacttcctgtcggccgtgtgcagcagtgatgtcGTGTGTCGGCCGCTCTCCCtcacctgcaggaaacacaacaaccaGAGACCAgagg agATGAGGAGATTCAGTCGAGGAGACAGAGACTTCATGACCAGGATGACTCCGCCTCTCCAGCTCACCTGTCTGACTGTCACACCTGacgtcacatga
- the ctc1 gene encoding CST complex subunit CTC1 isoform X5: MNSEQLFVEHMDARGDSEASWLKHVLSFVTQQVCPLLTEPAPAAADDLLTGVVLSDVCVSLSVCVVKTLQEITSVTHTLPVSYRYDYRLVSVSELVSQQHLACVSHLSWSTNQQRAWAREAELSLPGKKALPRVNLLLIGCLREGRGGEWRLMNSSGSVRCEFLSLSPHWLNRLVFLPHWNYIPHNALGQDEAGGYVEVIGSPVLLSPGPEQGLVSADGGGAGLIKAVGVREAAALLHIRVRGQRASVCGQVGSVCPLLVVAGTTFFCFTLTEERHSVSVLVKDSSRLWWSQCVCVGQSVCVTALRVCVLRGWRGNNILCVTDQSEIHTNYTPAHTPVNDTHAESQSDTPPSMMLHADDDVSEEAESEGESGGSLKRARVISYQGIVTEVVSEGAGLYVIDRKVGLCLAYQPTRRRSLRAGDFVELHNVHFLYKPCPDFFPSMLCTCLRSSIRVTSFSRVGGGPPDTTCPGDGALPRLLLEKNRGVSEYLWTCHLSSRLSHSLVPSVLKQQQQQCVCVLSWKLMELMWGRERGRIRRRDIYSEMLDESHTCPLTQYSVDPAVPQYVSVSELVLSLQSDCWSSVSLRSLLPLDGSSLTSSEINAALAWSCWTQRSDPRDDLHLGDALRQRPLLLVGILELPSQMSESKHTLQLRDGTAAVTCIVTETSEEEEGGQRAAFNTAWIGCLVCVHQFTMVTERFLQSDFPSYQHLDQEQFIAQKHCRVYLQFSLDHLHILSPSVAMVTLLRQKGMASAGDVTDRKQPAEEGKGRSEKPDVPHSASSVAMATGPVGSTPRPCVSIVFRVEQKGGLAWRNMGDEGEGCVLDFTVRVAVIGPVVSWGRDPKNVQMTDRETKREEEKVILVFSGVSARWFPLLQPGCYYRLVAANAQDPSVLIGCDVSGRCEMELHTDSTLQILSDWRVHTLTRPLQLHTCRQALSPTVLSVSDVLDCSSELVCFQGLVCDRISLNNRTSECGHTHTNTGVRLTMCDRGGRSLKVYLDLSHTPYPPGLLPGNTLRLSAFQRRLSSCNGAARCVGVFTLSLVPVLSVVRPPRSFNPKQNW, encoded by the exons ATGAACTCAGAACAGCTGTTTGTGGAGCACATGGACGCGCGTGGGGACTCG GAGGCGTCCTGGTTAAAACACGTCCTCAGCTTTGTCACACAGCAGGTGTGTCCGCTGCTCACTGAGCccgcccctgctgctgctgacgacTTATTGACAG GAGTTGtgttgtctgatgtgtgtgtgtctctaagtgtgtgtgtggtgaagacGCTGCAGGAGATCACAAGTGTCACACACACGTTACCTGTCAGTTACAGGTACGACTACAG GCTGGTGTCCGTCTCGGAGCTGGTGTCCCAGCAGCACCTGGCCTGTGTCAGTCACCTGTCCTGGAGCACCAATCAGCAGCGAGCATGGGCGAGGGAGGCGGAGCTCTCTCTACCAGGCAAAAAGGCTCTGCCACGGGTCAActtgttgctgattggctgtctgAGAGAGGGGCGGGGCGGAGAGTGGCGGCTGATGAACAGCAGCGGGAGCGTCAGGTGTGAG ttcctgtctctctctcctcactggCTGAATCGACttgtcttcctccctcactgGAACTACATCCCCCACAATGCCTTGGGGCAGGATGAGGCTGGCGGTTACGTCGAGGTGATTGGTTCTCCTGTGCTTCTGTCTCCTGGTCCTGAGCAGGGATTGGTTTCTGCTGACGGAGGAGGGGCGGGGCTTATTAAAGCAGTGGGCGTCAGAGAGGCTGCAGCCTTACTGCACATCAG GGTTCGAGGTCAGAGAGCGTCTGTCTGTGGACAAGTGGGTTCagtctgccctctgctggtcgtGGCAGGAACAACCTTCTTCTGCTTCACACTGACTGAGGAGAGACACTCGGTGTCCGTCCTCGTAAAG gacagcagcaggttgtggtggtctcagtgtgtgtgtgtcggtcagagtgtgtgtgtgacagcgttgcgtgtgtgtgtcctacgAGGCTGGAGAGGAAACAACATCCTGTGTGTGACCGACCAgtctgaaatacacacaaactacacaccagcacacacacctgtgaacGACACACACGCTGAATCCCAGTCAGACACGCCCCCTTCCATGATGTTGCacgctgatgatgatgtttctgaGGAGGCGGAGTCTGAGGGAGAATCAGGTGGGAGTTTGAAACGGGCCAGAGTCATCAGTTACCAG GGCATAGTGACAGAGGTGGTGAGTGAGGGGGCGGGACTGTACGTGATTGACAGGAAGGTGGGTCTCTGCCTGGCCTATCAGCCGACTcggaggaggagcctgagagCAGGAGACTTTGTAGAG CTCCACAACGTCCATTTCCTGTACAAGCCCTGTCCAGACTtctttcccagcatgctttgcaCATGTCTGCGCTCCAGCATCAGGGTCACCAGCTTCagcagggtggggggtggtCCACCTGACACCACCTGTCCAGGTGATGGAGCGTTACCACGGTTACTGCTGGAGAAAAACAGGGGTGTGTCCGAGTACCTGTGGACATGTCACCTGAGCTCACGGCTCTCACACAG tcTGGTTCCCAGTGTGttgaaacaacagcagcagcagtgtgtgtgtgtgttgtcctggAAACTGATGGAGTTAATGtggggaagagaaagaggacgAATAAGACGGAGAGACATCTACTCAGAGATGTTGGACGAGTCTCACACGTGTCCTCTGACTCAG TACAGCGTTGACCCTGCAGTCCCTCAGTACGTCAGTGTCTCAGAGCTCGTCCTGTCTCTTCAGTCAGACTGCTGGTCTTCAGTGTCTCTCAGATCTCTGTTGCCTCTTGATGGATCCAGTCTGACCAGTTCTGAGATTAATGCTGCTCTGGCCTGGTCCTGCTGGACTCAGAGGTCTGACCCCCGGGACGACCTTCACCTCGGAGACGCACTCAG acagcgccccctgctgctggtGGGGATTTTGGAGCTTCCATCTCAAATGTCTGAAAGTAAACACACTCTGCAGCTCCGAGACggcacagcagcagtgacctgtaTCGTCACAGAAaccagtgaggaagaggagggaggtcaGAGGGCGGCTTTCAACACTGCCTGGATAG gttgTCTGGTGTGTGTCCATCAGTTCACCATGGTGACGGAGAGATTCCTCCAATCAGATTTCCCCTCCTATCAACACCTGgaccaggagcagttcatcgcacagaaacactgcag agTTTATCTTCAGTTCTCTCTGGACCACCTCCACATCCTCAGTCCATCTGTCGCCATGGTAACTCTCCTGAGACAGAAGGGCATGGCGTCAGCAGGTGATGTCACTGACAGGAAACAGCCGGCAGAAGAAGGGAAGGGGAGGAGTGAGAAGCCGGACGTCCCccactctgcctcctctgttgccatggcaacaggccCTGTGGGCAGCACCCCCCGGCCCTGTGTTTCCATAGTGTTCAGGGTGGAGCAGAAGGGGGGCTTGGCCTGGAGGAATATGGGTGATGAGGGGGAGGGATGTGTACTGGACTTCACAGTCCGAGTTGCAGTGATTGGTCCAGTGGTCAGCTGGGGGCGTGACCCAAAGAACGTCCAAatgacagatagagagacaaagagagaggaagagaag gtGATCCTAGTGTTCTCAGGTGTGTCTGCAAGATGGTTCCCTCTCCTTCAGCCTGGATGCTACTACAGACttgtagctgctaacgctcag GATCCCAGTGTTCTGATTGGTTGTGATGTTTCTGGGCGGTGTGAAATGGAGCTGCACACTGACTCCACCCTACAGATACTATCTGATTGGAGGGTCCACACCCTGACACGcccactgcagctgcacacttgcagacag gCTCTCTCGCCCACagtcctgtctgtctctgacgtCCTGGACTGCAG ctcagaGCTGGTTTGTTTTCAGGGTCTGGTCTGTGACAGAATCAGTTTGAACAACAGGACGTCtgaatgtggacacacacatacaaacacag GTGTCCGTCTCACCATGTGTGACCGAGGTGGGAGGAGTCTCAAGGTGTACCTGGACTTAAGCCACACACCCTACCCACCTGGcctgttgccaggcaacacaCTGAGGCTGTCTGCTTTCCAGAGGAGGCTgtccag ctgcaATGGAGCTGCTCGCTGTGTGGGAGTCTTTACTCtcag tcttGTTCCAGTTCTCAGTGTCGTTCGACCACCTCGGTCTTTCAATCCAAAGCAAA ATTGGTGA